The Nitrososphaerales archaeon genome includes a window with the following:
- a CDS encoding V-type ATPase subunit, translating into MSEYINVKCHALKTHLLPKSTILSLNMCEDLRSMVDMLLASDYSADISKLTRLDAHALERIFGKKLVERYTILKSNSIERYVILKVRHKGFMGSSLWRIYEEGLWGVEFPPEDLIGLIDVYARRLELQNIIRILRGKFSEILNEQIQETLFPLGKLSDIDFEVLLRVGKIDDVIEKLKGTIYGDLDEAYKLSRDHKSSLPMEMQLWATYYGYLINALSRIPKDEFENVKRIIGTEIDATNTFICTASVVYGYGKDFVKSIIVPFSFKLSVDTFKIAIQAESPEGLKKLLSPYAKIIDHIAKGDDMLAQVELYRYIRREAERQLLKDSTHAYVISYMLLCEVEFKDLTMMALGKQYGLKPEELKPYLISLS; encoded by the coding sequence ATGTCCGAATATATCAATGTTAAATGCCACGCGTTGAAGACCCATCTCCTACCCAAGTCTACGATTCTATCACTTAACATGTGTGAGGATTTGAGGAGTATGGTAGATATGCTATTGGCAAGTGATTATAGTGCAGATATATCGAAGTTAACCAGATTAGATGCTCATGCTCTGGAAAGAATCTTTGGCAAGAAGCTCGTCGAACGTTACACAATTCTTAAATCAAATAGTATTGAACGTTACGTTATTCTTAAAGTACGCCATAAAGGATTTATGGGGAGCTCGCTTTGGAGGATCTATGAAGAGGGTCTATGGGGTGTAGAATTTCCCCCTGAAGACCTGATAGGTTTAATCGACGTCTATGCACGTAGACTAGAACTTCAAAATATAATACGAATATTGAGGGGGAAGTTTTCTGAAATTCTCAACGAACAAATTCAAGAGACTCTATTTCCACTAGGTAAGCTCTCCGATATAGACTTTGAAGTCCTTTTAAGAGTTGGGAAGATCGATGATGTTATCGAGAAGTTAAAGGGTACCATTTACGGTGATTTAGATGAAGCTTATAAGTTATCACGTGACCATAAAAGTTCTTTACCAATGGAGATGCAACTTTGGGCCACTTACTATGGTTACCTTATCAACGCGTTATCGAGAATTCCGAAAGATGAATTTGAGAATGTAAAACGCATAATAGGTACTGAGATAGATGCTACCAATACCTTCATCTGCACCGCTTCAGTCGTTTATGGTTATGGCAAGGACTTTGTGAAGTCTATCATCGTACCCTTCTCCTTTAAACTTTCGGTCGATACATTCAAGATCGCGATTCAGGCCGAAAGTCCAGAAGGTTTAAAGAAGTTGTTAAGCCCTTACGCCAAGATAATCGATCATATTGCTAAAGGAGATGATATGTTGGCCCAAGTAGAGCTTTATAGATACATTCGAAGAGAGGCTGAGAGGCAGCTCTTAAAAGATTCTACCCATGCTTACGTAATTTCCTACATGCTATTATGCGAAGTAGAGTTTAAAGATCTAACCATGATGGCATTGGGAAAGCAGTACGGCCTAAAGCCTGAAGAGTTAAAGCCTTACCTTATAAGTCTATCATAA
- a CDS encoding V-type ATP synthase subunit D, which produces MSVTLRRVRPTKGFLLELKKRIVFIEEGYKLLKLKRDELAKTIRSYLEFLEAKRAEFEAKVEKALSRMRAAYAFLGSGEVESQINPVETITIQIYPKSVMGCLIPYVREINKVKVTLNPVLRSIAKDFEALIEDLVKIAEVESSIERIAEELGATNRKVNALEKYVIPELKRSAKYIEDMLDEEMLEEVIRTKIIRNKLAKRR; this is translated from the coding sequence ATGTCAGTTACTTTAAGAAGGGTTAGACCGACAAAAGGCTTCCTGCTCGAGTTAAAGAAGCGTATAGTATTCATCGAGGAAGGCTATAAACTACTTAAATTAAAGAGGGATGAATTGGCCAAAACTATCAGATCTTACTTAGAGTTTTTAGAGGCGAAAAGGGCGGAGTTTGAAGCCAAGGTTGAGAAAGCTCTCAGCAGGATGAGGGCTGCGTACGCATTCTTGGGATCGGGTGAGGTGGAGTCACAGATCAATCCGGTCGAGACGATCACGATTCAAATCTATCCAAAGAGCGTCATGGGGTGCTTGATACCTTATGTAAGAGAGATCAACAAAGTCAAGGTAACGTTGAACCCAGTCTTAAGATCTATCGCAAAAGATTTTGAAGCCTTAATAGAGGATCTTGTGAAGATAGCGGAGGTAGAGTCTTCTATAGAGAGAATAGCTGAAGAGCTAGGCGCGACCAACAGAAAGGTGAATGCTCTAGAAAAGTATGTCATACCCGAGCTTAAGCGCAGCGCAAAGTACATCGAGGATATGCTCGATGAAGAGATGCTTGAGGAGGTTATAAGAACGAAGATTATAAGAAACAAATTGGCGAAAAGGAGATGA